A genomic region of Trifolium pratense cultivar HEN17-A07 linkage group LG3, ARS_RC_1.1, whole genome shotgun sequence contains the following coding sequences:
- the LOC123918450 gene encoding non-classical arabinogalactan protein 31-like: protein MAKTLAMWLLFLQLTSFIAFAEHLETLPPTYPPHHSHSPLHPPTKSPHHPPSNAPHHHHHHHNHTPSPAPSPISHTPSHPPHHSTPVPAKPPTGHHHHHHPPAYAPVKPPIHTPVVPTHPPLHPPVPAHPPLHPSPVPRRFIAVQGVVYVKSCKYAGVHTLLGAKALHGAVVKLQCNSTKYKFVQTHKTDKNGYFFIEGPKSIKTYAPHKCNVVLVSAPNGLKPSNLNGGLTGAALRSGKPYVSKGLHFTIYTVGPLAFEPKCPR, encoded by the exons ATGGCCAAAACCCTTGCAATGTGGCTTCTTTTCCTTCAACTAACCTCTTTCATTGCATTTGCCGAACACCTTGAAACTCTTCCACCAACTTACCCTCCTCATCACTCACATTCTCCACTTCACCCTCCAACTAAGTCACCACATCATCCACCGTCTAACGCCCctcaccaccatcatcaccaCCATAATCACACACCATCCCCTGCTCCTTCCCCTATTTCTCACACTCCTTCACACCCTCCTCACCATTCTACCCCTGTTCCTGCTAAACCACCAACTggtcaccaccaccatcatcacccACCTGCTTATGCTCCTGTTAAGCCTCCTATTCACACTCCCGTTGTTCCAACACATCCACCATTGCACCCCCCTGTTCCAGCTCACCCACCATTGCATCCTTCTCCTGTTCCTAGACGCTTTATAGCTGTTCAAGGTGTTGTTTATGTAAAATCTTGCAAGTATGCTGGTGTTCATACTCTCTTGGGAGCTAAAGCACTTCATG GTGCCGTTGTGAAGCTACAATGTAACAGCACAAAGTACAAGTTTGTTCAAACACATAAGACTGATAAGAATGGTTATTTCTTCATTGAAGGCCCAAAGAGTATCAAAACCTATGCACCTCATAAGTGTAATGTTGTTTTGGTTAGTGCTCCAAATGGGCTGAAGCCTTCAAATCTTAATGGTGGGCTTACTGGTGCTGCTCTTAGGTCCGGGAAACCTTATGTGTCTAAGGGTCTTCATTTCACTATTTACACTGTTGGGCCTCTTGCATTTGAGCCCAAATGTCCTCGTTAA
- the LOC123918378 gene encoding non-classical arabinogalactan protein 31-like, giving the protein MAKTLAMWLLFLQLTSFIAFAEHLETLPPTYPPHHSHSPLHPPTKSPHHPPSNAPHHHHHHHNHTPSPAPSPISHTPSHPPHHSTPVLAKPPTGHHHHHHPPAYAPVKPPIHTPVVPTHPPLHPPVPAHPPLHPSPVPRRFIAVQGVVYVKSCKYAGVHTLLGAKALHGAVVKLQCNSTKYKFVQTHKTDKNGYFFIEGPKSIKTYAPHKCNVVLVSAPNGLKPSNLNGGLTGAALRSGKPYVSKGLHFTIYTVGPLAFEPKCPR; this is encoded by the exons ATGGCCAAAACCCTTGCAATGTGGCTTCTTTTCCTTCAACTAACCTCTTTCATTGCATTTGCCGAACACCTTGAAACTCTTCCACCAACTTACCCTCCTCATCACTCACATTCTCCACTTCACCCTCCAACTAAGTCACCACATCATCCACCGTCTAACGCCCctcaccaccatcatcaccaCCATAATCACACACCATCCCCTGCTCCTTCCCCTATTTCTCACACTCCTTCACACCCTCCTCACCATTCTACCCCTGTTCTTGCTAAACCACCAACTggtcaccaccaccatcatcacccACCTGCTTATGCTCCTGTTAAGCCTCCTATTCACACTCCCGTTGTTCCAACACATCCACCATTGCACCCCCCTGTTCCAGCTCACCCACCATTGCATCCTTCTCCTGTTCCTAGACGCTTTATAGCTGTTCAAGGTGTTGTTTATGTAAAATCTTGCAAGTATGCTGGTGTTCATACTCTCTTGGGAGCTAAAGCACTTCATG GTGCCGTTGTGAAGCTACAATGTAACAGCACAAAGTACAAGTTTGTTCAAACACATAAGACTGATAAGAATGGTTATTTCTTCATTGAAGGCCCAAAGAGTATCAAAACCTATGCACCTCATAAGTGTAATGTTGTTTTGGTTAGTGCTCCAAATGGGCTGAAGCCTTCAAATCTTAATGGTGGGCTTACTGGTGCTGCTCTTAGGTCCGGGAAACCTTATGTGTCTAAGGGTCTTCATTTCACTATTTACACTGTTGGGCCTCTTGCATTTGAGCCCAAATGTCCTCGTTAA
- the LOC123918354 gene encoding non-classical arabinogalactan protein 31-like, with product MAKTLAMWLLFLQLTSFIAFAEHLETLPPTYPPHHSHSPLHPPTKSPHHPPSNAPHHHHHHHNHTPSPAPSPISHTPSHPPHHSTPVPAKPPTGHHHHHHPPAYAPVKPPIHTPVVPTHPPLHPPVPAHPPLHPSPVPRRFIAVQGVVYVKSCKYAGVHTLLGAKALHGAVVKLQCNSTKYKFVQTHKTDKNGYFFIEGPKSIKTYAPHKCNVVLVSAPNGLKPSNLNGGLTGAALRSGKPYVSKGLHFTIYTVGPLAFEPKCPR from the exons ATGGCCAAAACCCTTGCAATGTGGCTTCTTTTCCTTCAACTAACCTCTTTCATTGCATTTGCCGAACACCTTGAAACTCTTCCACCAACTTACCCTCCTCATCACTCACATTCTCCACTTCACCCTCCAACTAAGTCACCACATCATCCACCGTCTAACGCCCctcaccaccatcatcaccaCCATAATCACACACCATCCCCTGCTCCTTCCCCTATTTCTCACACTCCTTCACACCCTCCTCACCATTCTACCCCTGTTCCTGCTAAACCACCAACTggtcaccaccaccatcatcacccACCTGCTTATGCTCCTGTTAAGCCTCCTATTCACACTCCCGTTGTTCCAACACACCCACCATTGCACCCCCCTGTTCCAGCTCACCCACCATTGCATCCTTCTCCTGTTCCTAGACGCTTTATAGCTGTTCAAGGTGTTGTTTATGTAAAATCTTGCAAGTATGCTGGTGTTCATACTCTCTTGGGAGCTAAAGCACTTCATG GTGCCGTTGTGAAGCTACAATGTAACAGCACAAAGTACAAGTTTGTTCAAACACATAAGACTGATAAGAATGGTTATTTCTTCATTGAAGGCCCAAAGAGTATCAAAACCTATGCACCTCATAAGTGTAATGTTGTTTTGGTTAGTGCTCCAAATGGGCTGAAGCCTTCAAATCTTAATGGTGGGCTTACTGGTGCTGCTCTTAGGTCCGGGAAACCTTATGTGTCTAAGGGTCTTCATTTCACTATTTACACTGTTGGGCCTCTTGCATTTGAGCCCAAATGTCCTCGTTAA
- the LOC123918353 gene encoding non-classical arabinogalactan protein 31-like: MAKTLAMWLLFLQLTSFIAFAEHLETLPPTYPPHHSHSPLHPPTKSPHHPPSNAPHHHHHHHNHTPSPAPSPISHTPSHPPHHSTPVPAKPPTGHHHHHHPPAYAPVKPPIHTPVVPTHPPLHPPVPAHPPLHPSPVPRCFIAVQGVVYVKSCKYAGVHTLLGAKALHGAVVKLQCNSTKYKFVQTHKTDKNGYFFIEGPKSIKTYAPHKCNVVLVSAPNGLKPSNLNGGLTGAALRSEKPYVSKGLHFTIYTVGPLAFEPKCPR; encoded by the exons ATGGCCAAAACCCTTGCAATGTGGCTTCTTTTCCTTCAACTAACCTCTTTCATTGCATTTGCCGAACACCTTGAAACTCTTCCACCAACTTACCCTCCTCATCACTCACATTCTCCACTTCACCCTCCAACTAAGTCACCACATCATCCACCGTCTAACGCCCctcaccaccatcatcaccaCCATAATCACACACCATCCCCTGCTCCTTCCCCTATTTCTCACACTCCTTCACACCCTCCTCACCATTCTACCCCTGTTCCTGCTAAACCACCAACTggtcaccaccaccatcatcacccACCTGCTTATGCTCCTGTTAAGCCTCCTATTCACACTCCCGTTGTTCCAACACACCCACCATTGCACCCCCCTGTTCCAGCTCACCCACCATTGCATCCTTCTCCTGTTCCTAGATGCTTTATAGCTGTTCAAGGTGTTGTTTATGTAAAATCTTGCAAGTATGCTGGTGTTCATACTCTCTTGGGAGCTAAAGCACTTCATG GTGCCGTTGTGAAGCTACAATGTAACAGCACAAAGTACAAGTTTGTTCAAACACATAAGACTGATAAGAATGGTTATTTCTTCATTGAAGGCCCAAAGAGTATCAAAACCTATGCACCTCATAAGTGTAATGTTGTTTTGGTTAGTGCTCCAAATGGGCTGAAGCCTTCAAATCTTAATGGTGGGCTTACTGGTGCTGCTCTTAGGTCCGAGAAACCTTATGTGTCTAAGGGTCTTCATTTCACTATTTACACTGTTGGGCCTCTTGCATTTGAGCCCAAATGTCCTCGTTAA
- the LOC123918361 gene encoding non-classical arabinogalactan protein 31-like, which produces MAKTLAMWLLFLQLTSFIAFAEHLETLPPTYPPHHSHSPLHPPTKSPHHPPSNAPHHHHHHHNHTPSPAPSPISHTPSHPPHHSTPVPAKPPTGHHHHHHPPAYAPVKPPIHTPVVPTHPPLHPPVPAHPPLHPSPVPRRFIAVQGVVYVKSCKYAGVHTLLGAKALHGAVVKLQCNSTKYKFVQTHKTDKNGYFFIEGPKSIKTYAPHKCNVVLVSAPNGLKPSNLNGGLTGAALRSGKPYVSKGLHFTIYTVGPLAFEPKCPR; this is translated from the exons ATGGCCAAAACCCTTGCAATGTGGCTTCTTTTCCTTCAACTAACCTCTTTCATTGCATTTGCCGAACACCTTGAAACTCTTCCACCAACTTACCCTCCTCATCACTCACATTCTCCACTTCACCCTCCAACTAAGTCACCACATCATCCACCGTCTAACGCCCctcaccaccatcatcaccaCCATAATCACACACCATCCCCTGCTCCTTCCCCTATTTCTCACACTCCTTCACACCCTCCTCACCATTCTACCCCTGTTCCTGCTAAACCACCAACTggtcaccaccaccatcatcacccACCTGCTTATGCTCCTGTTAAGCCTCCTATTCACACTCCCGTTGTTCCAACACACCCACCATTGCACCCCCCTGTTCCAGCTCACCCACCATTGCATCCTTCTCCTGTTCCTAGACGCTTTATAGCTGTTCAAGGTGTTGTTTATGTAAAATCTTGCAAGTATGCTGGTGTTCATACTCTCTTGGGAGCTAAAGCACTTCATG GTGCCGTTGTGAAGCTACAATGTAACAGCACAAAGTACAAGTTTGTTCAAACACATAAGACTGATAAGAATGGTTATTTCTTCATTGAAGGCCCAAAGAGTATCAAAACCTATGCACCTCATAAGTGTAATGTTGTTTTGGTTAGTGCTCCAAATGGGCTGAAGCCTTCAAATCTTAATGGTGGGCTTACTGGTGCTGCTCTTAGGTCTGGGAAACCTTATGTGTCTAAGGGTCTTCATTTCACTATTTACACTGTTGGGCCTCTTGCATTTGAGCCCAAATGTCCTCGTTAA
- the LOC123918680 gene encoding non-classical arabinogalactan protein 31-like, with protein MAKTLAMWLLFLQLTSFIAFAEHLETLPPTYPPHHSHSPLHPPTKSPHHPPSNAPHHHHHHHNHTPSPAPSPISHTPSHPPHHSTHVPAKPPTGHHHHHHPPAYAPVKPPIHTPVVPTHPPLHPPVPAHPPLHPSPVPRRFIAVQGVVYVKSCKYAGVHTLLGSLNIEGAVVKLQCKSTKYKFVQTHKTDKNGYFFIEGPKSIKTYAPHKCNVVLVSAPNGLKPSNLNGGLTGAALRSRKPYVSKGLHFTIYTVGPLAFEPKCPR; from the exons ATGGCCAAAACCCTTGCAATGTGGCTTCTTTTCCTTCAACTAACCTCTTTCATTGCATTTGCCGAACACCTTGAAACTCTTCCACCAACTTACCCTCCTCATCACTCACATTCTCCACTTCACCCTCCAACTAAGTCACCACATCATCCACCGTCTAACGCCCctcaccaccatcatcaccaCCATAATCACACACCATCCCCTGCTCCTTCCCCTATTTCTCACACTCCTTCACACCCTCCTCACCATTCTACCCATGTTCCTGCTAAACCACCAACTggtcaccaccaccatcatcacccACCTGCTTATGCTCCTGTTAAGCCTCCTATTCACACTCCCGTTGTTCCAACACACCCACCATTGCACCCCCCTGTTCCAGCTCACCCACCATTGCATCCTTCTCCTGTTCCTAGACGCTTTATAGCTGTTCAAGGTGTTGTTTATGTAAAATCTTGCAAGTATGCTGGTGTTCATACTCTCTTGGGGAGC ttgaatattGAAGGTGCCGTTGTGAAGCTACAATGTAAGAGCACAAAGTACAAGTTTGTTCAAACACATAAGACTGATAAGAATGGTTATTTCTTCATTGAAGGCCCAAAGAGTATCAAAACCTATGCACCTCATAAGTGTAATGTTGTTTTGGTTAGTGCTCCAAATGGGCTGAAGCCTTCAAATCTTAATGGTGGGCTTACTGGTGCTGCTCTTAGGTCCAGGAAACCTTATGTGTCTAAGGGTCTTCATTTCACTATTTACACTGTTGGGCCTCTTGCATTTGAGCCCAAATGTCCTCGTTAA